The Bacteroides fragilis NCTC 9343 genome includes the window TCCTCGGCAGACAGATCCGGAAAGAGGTTTCGCTGTACGGTTTCCGGCTTGACACTTTTCAAATCGCTGTCCCAGCCCATTGTTTTCACAAAGTCCGATGCAGACTCCAGCAAAACCGCTTTGTTATCTTGTATCAACTGGTTGCATCCCTTTGAATATTCGTCCGTGACCCGCCCGGGAAAAGCAAAACAATCGCGATGATAGCTTCCGGCAATATCCGCTGTAATCAGCGAACCGCCTTTAGCGGCAGACTCCACCACAATAGTAGCATCACTTATACCGGCAACAATGCGATTCCGACTTATGAAGTTGTGTTTGTCCGGATTCGTTCCGGAAAGAAATTCTGTCAGCAATCCGCCTTGCCGAAGCATGTCGATAGCTGTCTTACGGTGAAGGGACGGATAGATGCGATCCAGCCCGTGAGCCAATACCCCCACAGTAGGAAGTTCGACAGACAGTGCTGAGCGGTGGGCATTGATATCGATTCCATAAGCCAATCCACTGACTACAAGCACATCCGGACACAGCATCTGCAACTCTTGCAGGAAGCTGACACAAATGTGCTTCCCGTAGTCTGTCGCATTACGGGTCCCCACCATATTAATAATGTGTAAGGCATTGAGATTGGCCTTCCCTTTAAAGAACAGCACGACAGGAGCATCGTCACACTCCCGTAAGCGGGAAGGATAATCTTCATCTGCCAGTGTAAAACAAGAGATGCGGTTATTCCGGGCAAACTCATATTCTTGCTCGGCACGCTTCAAGGCCTGCGGGGAGTCTAATGCCGCGACTACCGCCCGGTTCACTCCGGGCAAACGGTCGGGCAGCTCGGTACGGTAGCGAAATACATCGGTAGCACTTCCCATACCGTCTACCAGGCGCTTGGCACCTATATGCCCCACACCCGGTATTTGTGTCAGAGCAATGCTGTATATCCGCTCTTCGTCCGTACTCATTGCAGATAGGGTGCGAAGATCTGATCGAATAACTCACTGTCGCTCAAGCGTCCATTAACGACACATACGGTCTCTACGGTCGACTTAACGACTACTTTATCATCGCTTTTCCGAAAGATATCCTGATAGAATACATATTTGATGCCTTCTTTCTTCATATACAATTTGGAAACGAATTCATCGCCACTCTTCAACGGGGTTTTGAAAGCCATATTGATGCGGGCTACCACCGGATCGACTCCCTCTTCATGCAGTTTTGCAAAGCTTACGCCTACCGATGAAAGAAACTCGTGACGGGTATGCTCCAGATAATGTTGGTAATTCGCATTATTCACAATGCCTTGCAGGTCGCACTCATAGTCGCGTACCTTTAAAGTAAGTTCATAGATATACTTTTCCATTTTATTCAAGCCCTTTAAATTTTTTCAGTTCTTCGGTCGAAACCAATTTATATAACTTATCACTCGGACGTATCTTGTCCAGTTTCATTGAGAAGTGTTCTCCCTTTTTCACAGTCTCCACCGGTTTCAGATCTACACGAGCTTCGTCAAGCGTAGCAAACACAGCTCCGGTAGTAGGTCCGGTAATCAACAGTTTATCACCCACACTTACCTCTGCCGCTTCAACCAAGAATTCGGCCACACCAATGTTAGAGAAGTATTTGATGCCTTTACCCACATATATCTTACGCTCAGTGGCTGCCGACCCGTAGTTCTTGGTCCATTCGCCCAAACGCTGTCCCAAATAATAGCCATCCCAGAATCCCCGGTTGAATACAGTCTTCAGGCGCTCATCCCATGCCGCAATCTTCTCGTCGGTAAACGAATCATCCAGATATGCCCGGATGGCCTGCTTATAACATTCGACGACAGTACGTACGTATTCGGGACCGCGGGCTCGGCCCTCAATCTTGAACACACGTACCCCGGCATCTATCATTTTGTTCATGAAGTGAATGGTCTTCAAGTCTTTCGGCGACATGATATACTGATTGTCAACCTCAAGCTCTACATCGGTATCTTTGTCACGGACGGTGTAAGCACGACGACAGATTTGCATGCAAGCTCCCCGGTTGGCCGAATGATTCATCTCGTGCAATGACAGATAGCATTTACCCGAAACAGCCATGCAAAGCGCACCGTGGCAGAACATCTCGATACGAATGAGCTCACCACTCGGACCGCAGATATGCTCCTCCTGAATCTGCCGGTAGATCTCCGCCACCTGCTCCAGATTCAGTTCACGAGCCAACACCACTACATCGGCAAATTGCGCATAGAACTTCAGGGCTTCCGCATTCGAAATATTCAATTGAGTAGACAGATGTACTTCTTGCCCAATCTTGTTGGCATAGCTCATCACTGCCACGTCAGCCGCAATCACGGCCGAAATGCCCGCTTCCTTGGCCGCATCGACAATGGTACGCATCAATTCGATATCCTTATCGTAAATGATGGTATTCACTGTCAGATAACTCTTCATTCCATGTTCATCACAGGTCCGGGCTATCTCGCGTAAATCTTCGATGGTAAATGTATTGGCCGAACGTGCACGCATGTTCAGGTTCTCAATACCAAAATAAATAGAATCGGCTCCTGCCTGGATAGCTGCCGCGAGCGATTCGCGTGAGCCAACCGGAGCCATTATTT containing:
- the dprA gene encoding DNA-processing protein DprA, with amino-acid sequence MSTDEERIYSIALTQIPGVGHIGAKRLVDGMGSATDVFRYRTELPDRLPGVNRAVVAALDSPQALKRAEQEYEFARNNRISCFTLADEDYPSRLRECDDAPVVLFFKGKANLNALHIINMVGTRNATDYGKHICVSFLQELQMLCPDVLVVSGLAYGIDINAHRSALSVELPTVGVLAHGLDRIYPSLHRKTAIDMLRQGGLLTEFLSGTNPDKHNFISRNRIVAGISDATIVVESAAKGGSLITADIAGSYHRDCFAFPGRVTDEYSKGCNQLIQDNKAVLLESASDFVKTMGWDSDLKSVKPETVQRNLFPDLSAEELRIVDILGKLGDLQINALMVQADIPINKISAILFELEMKGVIRVLAGGVYQLLR
- a CDS encoding acyl-CoA thioesterase, coding for MEKYIYELTLKVRDYECDLQGIVNNANYQHYLEHTRHEFLSSVGVSFAKLHEEGVDPVVARINMAFKTPLKSGDEFVSKLYMKKEGIKYVFYQDIFRKSDDKVVVKSTVETVCVVNGRLSDSELFDQIFAPYLQ
- a CDS encoding peptidase U32 family protein; its protein translation is MAPVGSRESLAAAIQAGADSIYFGIENLNMRARSANTFTIEDLREIARTCDEHGMKSYLTVNTIIYDKDIELMRTIVDAAKEAGISAVIAADVAVMSYANKIGQEVHLSTQLNISNAEALKFYAQFADVVVLARELNLEQVAEIYRQIQEEHICGPSGELIRIEMFCHGALCMAVSGKCYLSLHEMNHSANRGACMQICRRAYTVRDKDTDVELEVDNQYIMSPKDLKTIHFMNKMIDAGVRVFKIEGRARGPEYVRTVVECYKQAIRAYLDDSFTDEKIAAWDERLKTVFNRGFWDGYYLGQRLGEWTKNYGSAATERKIYVGKGIKYFSNIGVAEFLVEAAEVSVGDKLLITGPTTGAVFATLDEARVDLKPVETVKKGEHFSMKLDKIRPSDKLYKLVSTEELKKFKGLE